The Sphingobacterium bambusae genome includes a window with the following:
- a CDS encoding RagB/SusD family nutrient uptake outer membrane protein produces the protein MKITYLSYCILAGATLLFNACELTEVTNPYVTEDRFVEGSQSKDIWLDGVRRQASLTVGTVVEFTELVSDNYFNNYTQSSKVFDNPELNYFDRDVTNIQATIHKLMEMSAFGLNRFTYDQTPEEAAKKAELLFFKAYAHILGAELYVGIPTSTLGVVETPSELFTKAIALLSEAATLYNTQADKEACTLLMARCHYGMGHVEEASALARQIIASPLMLRQVKYGTQSGPSNNFQSAIFSSTTNSFAPLPRLDFLDPKYFHQTSTIFDDEKPIAIAKAEEAYLILAEALVAQQNIPAAKQMLKDLLSNTVSKRPVVQLNDSRETRNGGNRRDYPLTAVQVKFDAASPAKSGLVLDRKQGNIAAYSVSGTQVTAVMIDAVATEDDALYLIYLMRQEIFIAEGRRMTDLGMRFPVSQREQLNNANVTDAHIQAIIPDFIPLNRGLDDFTYDTGSAVVTMAYDMNKVLVANKTSAYIMPFKN, from the coding sequence ATGAAAATAACATATCTATCCTATTGCATATTGGCTGGCGCTACCCTGCTGTTCAACGCTTGTGAGCTCACCGAAGTTACCAACCCCTATGTCACCGAAGATCGCTTTGTCGAAGGCTCACAATCCAAAGATATTTGGTTGGACGGCGTACGTCGGCAGGCCAGCTTAACCGTCGGTACCGTTGTCGAATTCACGGAACTGGTATCTGACAACTACTTTAACAACTATACGCAAAGTAGCAAGGTATTTGACAATCCGGAGCTCAATTACTTCGACAGAGACGTCACCAATATCCAAGCGACCATTCATAAATTAATGGAGATGAGTGCATTTGGGTTAAACAGATTCACCTACGATCAGACGCCAGAAGAAGCTGCAAAGAAAGCAGAACTACTATTCTTTAAAGCCTATGCGCATATTTTAGGCGCCGAATTGTATGTTGGCATCCCTACCAGCACACTTGGCGTAGTGGAAACCCCCAGCGAGCTTTTTACCAAAGCAATCGCGCTACTTAGCGAAGCCGCTACCCTGTATAACACGCAGGCAGATAAGGAAGCCTGTACCTTGCTGATGGCGCGCTGCCATTATGGTATGGGGCATGTAGAGGAAGCCTCGGCCCTAGCACGGCAGATCATAGCTTCGCCACTGATGCTCCGCCAAGTGAAATATGGCACGCAGAGCGGTCCATCCAATAACTTTCAAAGTGCGATTTTCTCCAGCACAACCAATTCTTTTGCCCCATTGCCTCGTTTGGACTTCCTAGATCCGAAATACTTTCACCAAACGAGCACTATTTTCGATGACGAGAAGCCCATTGCGATCGCAAAAGCGGAAGAAGCCTACCTAATCCTCGCTGAAGCCTTGGTTGCGCAGCAAAACATTCCAGCAGCTAAACAGATGTTAAAGGATCTGCTGAGCAATACCGTGAGCAAGCGCCCCGTCGTTCAGCTCAACGATAGCAGGGAAACACGCAACGGTGGAAACCGGAGAGATTATCCGTTGACCGCCGTGCAGGTGAAATTTGATGCGGCATCGCCGGCAAAATCAGGACTGGTGCTTGATAGAAAACAGGGCAATATTGCCGCATACAGCGTATCGGGCACACAGGTGACGGCAGTCATGATCGACGCCGTGGCAACCGAAGATGATGCGCTATACCTGATCTACCTTATGCGCCAAGAGATATTCATCGCTGAAGGGCGCCGCATGACGGACCTAGGCATGCGTTTTCCGGTATCACAACGCGAACAACTAAACAACGCCAACGTGACGGACGCACATATACAAGCAATAATCCCAGATTTTATACCCTTAAATAGAGGTTTGGACGATTTCACCTACGACACGGGCAGTGCCGTGGTAACCATGGCCTATGACATGAATAAAGTATTGGTAGCAAATAAAACATCGGCATACATCATGCCCTTTAAAAATTAA